Proteins from one Hyperolius riggenbachi isolate aHypRig1 chromosome 4, aHypRig1.pri, whole genome shotgun sequence genomic window:
- the LOC137504683 gene encoding uncharacterized protein F54H12.2-like → MAFVHDCSTEYAKSELDIFQIPPTQTSIEKSIYVEIQPIAAIADGTPLEFFISGSGEYYYNLNNTLLHITCRILKADNTLLQDGARVALVNYPIASLFSQLDISLGDRLISTSDNLYTYRAYIETLLNYNAQTLATQFTAGLFYKDTAGHFDDRALDGNNAGFIKRAQFTTRSRSVELVGPIYADVFNQPKLVLNGLDLKIKLTRNKDSFCLMSAEAEAFKVQIQTASLYIKRVQVSPAVRIGHSQALLTANAKYAIDRACLKVYSIPAGTRISNHENLFLGNILKIVILALVGNEEFSGSYQRNPLQFGHYNVNYACLYLDGQQIPAKPFQPNFQAEAAIREYMSLVHITGKQKADNALSFDRSEYMNGYTLFAFDTTPDQEAGSGHFSLVKTGNLRAELRFSDPTPTTLNMIVYSLNDNVIEINHKREVLYDY, encoded by the coding sequence ATGGCTTTCGTGCACGACTGCTCGACCGAGTATGCCAAATCAGAATTGGATATCTTTCAAATACCACCGACACAAACAAGTATTGAAAAATCTATTTATGTAGAAATACAACCTATCGCCGCAATAGCTGACGGCACTCCCTTGGAATTCTTTATATCCGGAAGCGGCGAATATTATTACAACTTAAATAATACCTTGCTACATATCACCTGCCGAATACTTAAAGCGGACAACACGCTCCTGCAAGATGGCGCTCGTGTAGCATTGGTTAATTACCCTATAGCCAGTCTTTTCAGTCAGCTAGATATATCACTCGGCGATCGATTAATATCTACAAGCGATAATCTGTATACCTACAGAGCCTATATAGAAACACTTCTAAACTATAACGCACAGACTTTGGCGACACAGTTTACAGCCGGTTTATTCTATAAGGATACAGCGGGACATTTTGATGACCGTGCGCTGGACGGTAACAATGCAGGCTTCATTAAAAGAGCGCAATTTACAACACGGTCCAGAAGCGTCGAACTAGTGGGTCCAATTTACGCCGATGTCTTTAATCAGCCAAAGCTGGTCCTGAATGGATTAGACCTGAAGATTAAACTCACCAGGAATAAAGACTCTTTTTGCCTTATGAGTGCCGAAGCTGAGGCGTTTAAAGTGCAGATACAAACAGCGTCGTTATATATTAAAAGGGTTCAAGTCTCACCAGCCGTGAGGATCGGTCACAGCCAGGCGCTGTTAACCGCTAACGCAAAGTACGCCATTGACCGGGCGTGTCTCAAAGTATACAGCATACCGGCCGGGACACGAATTTCCAACCATGAAAATCTATTTCTCGGCAATATACTAAAAATCGTGATACTCGCTCTGGTAGGAAATGAAGAATTTTCTGGAAGTTACCAGAGGAATCCGTTGCAGTTCGGTCACTATAATGTAAATTATGCCTGCCTGTATTTAGACGGTCAACAGATACCTGCAAAACCTTTCCAGCCTAACTTTCAGGCAGAAGCCGCCATCCGAGAATACATGTCTTTGGTGCACATCACAGGCAAACAAAAAGCTGACAACGCACTATCGTTTGACAGGTCGGAATACATGAATGGTTACACCCTGTTCGCGTTTGACACAACGCCGGATCAAGAAGCGGGATCAGGGCATTTTTCTCTAGTAAAAACGGGTAACCTGAGGGCAGAACTACGTTTTTCCGACCCCACCCCAACAACCCTGAACATGATTGTGTACTCTTTAAACGATAACGTTATTGAAATTAACCATAAAAGAGAAGTTCTATATGATTATTAA